A stretch of DNA from Pseudoalteromonas ruthenica:
GGAACTACGCCCCTGCAATGTCGACGCATTATAATGAGGTTTTTAAAAAGGTAAAGAAAAAATCACGCTTACCCGGTTTAACTGCTTTTAAAATAAACAAACGGCATGCAATTGCTTGCATGCCGCTTTAATATGGTTGTTCTTTCGCCGTGAGGCTAAACCACTATTCCCACTCGATGATTAATGCTGTCTTAAAACACTATAAAATCAATAAAATAGCATTATCTCTGCATGTCGATACCATACAAAATACCATGGTAAGAAAACTTGGAGACTGTACTGATCGTGTCGCCCGACGCAAAACGCTTTTAGACCGACAACTTGCACACCACAAAGGATATTCGTCCAAAAGCGGTTATTCAAAGAAGTCAACGCCCTGGGTTGGATCTTCCGCTTGCCTCCACCAGACTTACATCATCACGAAGCAATGTCACCATCGCTTCATGATGTGCTGTTATCTGCTGATCGTCCCAGTTTGTATTTCGGGTGATTTCCGCCATTCTCTTGAGCTTGGGACTTTGAAGTTCAATTGTATCCTTGAAGTTTTCGGCCTTCACTCTGGGGAGGCTATTGCTGAATTTTGAGTTCGCGCTGACGCTTACGAGCGCGAGGTTGCCAAGCAGGTTAAGGCTAGAACCTGAAACAACCGCGCCCGACTGTTCTTTGTCAGGATGCTGTGGATAGAAGTGCTCAATGGAAGTTCTGAACTGAAATTTGAAATCTCGTTTTGAGGAGTCACTCAACAGAAGATAGTCGAGATACGAAAAGACGATACGGCTGATACCTAACCCTTGTGGTTGCTGATCTTTCTCAAAGGAGAATGTCTCTTTAACCTTGCTGCGGGCATATCCCTTCAACAAATCGGCAAGATCCGCATGTTTCACGTCTCGAGGGGCTTTAACGGAGAGCCAGCGAAGAACTTTGGTAATCCAGTGCATCGTTCGCGGAGAAGTGTAGGTAATCCGAAGCATGGACTGAAGCAGCAATACATCTCGGGTATGTGGGTCAGCACTCCCGCCCTCCTCTAAGCTTCCATTGCTGGCCGAGAAAACATGGATGTACGTCGGGGTTGGCTTCTTGTCCCCGCCTCCTTTTTTCAGTCGCTGGAGAGACCAATCGCCATCGTCACCGATGTTTGCCGTGAATTGACGCTTCAAGATGAAGCCATCGAAGAGGTTGCGGCACTTGAGAAGCATAAATGCAAAACTACGCACCCAATCGGCTTTAGCATCGGGTACATTATTTACGGCGTCGTCAAATGACTTGATGAGGCGCTTGTCGTCAAGCAGGCCTTCGTCTTCGACCTCATCGCCTTTCATAATTCTTAGAACGTGTAGCAGAAAGGCCGGAAACTCAATAGTCGAACGAAACCGCTCGTTGCCCTCGTCTTCAGTGGAATTTGACTCGAGCTCTTTAGCGTATTTTGACAACGCCTCATCCAAGGACAACGATACCCCTTCGGAGGATTGCCTTGATGAATTGATGCCGGATTGCGGACGACTTTCCATTAGCGAAGCGAAGTTGGTCACCTCCAGCCAGGACCATTCATCACCAAATACTTTGTTTCGCAAACTTGTGTCACCACGGGTTAGAGACATCTGGACATAAGAATCCATGTCAGCACAGGAATCCCAAACCCACGCAAAGCATTCGCGTTCATATTGATTGGGCAGTTTGCTCATCAGGCGAGCCTTAACAATATCAACCTGCTTGAGTTGCTGCCCACGAGTGTTCATGATCTCGAAGTAGCGATTGAGGTCGGTATTGGGTGGCAGCGAGGCACGGACGACAGTCACCTTCGTTAGCAAGAAATCGCAGAATTTTTCGCGTGAGCGATTAAGGTTTTCATTTTGTTTGAAGAACTGATTGATGATGCTGTAGCCTTCATGAATGCCAGCATCTGCATTACTCGTGGAGCCCTGCGGTCGAACGTGCTCCTTAGCCGCCTCCTGTGCTACTCTCAGCAGGGCCTCAGTTGCCCGTGCGCGCGACTCATATTGCAAGTGGCCTGCATGGCCAACCGACGGCTTCTCACCCTCACCGTCTTGCTCTAGGAAGGTCAGAAGCAGATAGAGGGTTGTAAGTCGTTGTTGTCCATCTATGACCTCGAACTCATCCTCTCTTCCCCGCTTGATTACAACAAGGTTCCCAAGAAAATAGTTGTCCTGGCCCCCTACCACCGAGTCTTGAATATCGCTAATAAGTTGCTCAATCTGTTCGGCCCGCCAAGCATAGTTCCGTTGATAAATAGGAATCAGATAATTGTCAGTGAATAACTTGCCTACTGTTAACAGTTCAGGTTTCAACTCCTTCTTGCTCATTGCAGCCCCTTGATAAAAGCAACGAGTTCTTTTTCGTGGTTATCGCTGTATGGCTTACTTGCTATTGGAAGTTTGCGGACAACACTTCCAGTCATCGCATTACGTAGCAAAACAAAAGGCGATTTATTTGCATCGTTTTTACCTCGCGCTCGGTTGTCAGCAGATACAAATTGCACACGAAGTAACTCGACCCGCAAGGCATATGCCCATGCGAATAACCTATTTCGCACTTCATCTACATCTTCATCGCCAAACTTGTTTGTATAGCAAAGTAGCGCGGCAATGAACAATTCGTATACGTAGCGGTAGCGGTAGCGACTTTGAGATGGGCCAAAGTTTTTGAAACCTCTGTCAATAACCTCTTGTTCCAGTATCTTCAATTCGTCAAGCATGAATGTCACCATCTCGAAAAATGAGCGTCCTGCGATTATCGGGGCATCAAGCTGAAAGCGGCTGCGGCCGGCATTTCGTGCATCATGTGTAGAGGATACCGACCATGCACTTAGAAGTGGCATAGCGGCTTGTGCTGCAAGGTGATATCGCAGATTTGGCGAAAATGACCTGTGGGATCGTGATGAAATGCCCTTGAACATGCCGATGTCCCGAATAGTAAATTCGAGCGAGCTTTCGCCTCGTGACCACTTGGATATCCGGTATAAAAAAGTAGAAAAAAGCCTGTCCAGATCCTCATCGTTTACGGCTTCCCAAGCCTCAACGACAGCCACTTTCATAGCAGCGGACTCATCGTGCATTTCGCGCAGGTGGTGTGCTTTGAGCAAGTCGTGAGGGGCAAGCGGTTTGCCGCGATAGTTCTGGGAATCAAAGACCCGAAATGCCTCATCAATATCGTCCGTCACAATACGCACCAACTGACATTTGTGACAGATAAAATCCAAAAACTCTTTTTTATCTTCCAACTGCGACAGGCGCCTTTGAAGCTCTATCCAAACTAGAGAGACAGGAGTTTCGCTGTTACCAGACATCGAAATTTGATGATTTATCGGATCTAAGGCCGCAAGAATCATTCGCAAAGTCAGCAGGCGCTGCTGCCCGTCGACTACATTGAGATACTCACCATCATCGTGAAGAATGATTGCACCCAAAACATAGGGAATATCTTTTCGTTCGGTATCTCGAAGAGCTTCGCTGATATCATCCACCAGTTGTAGAGCAGTCGATACATCCCAACTGTATGGGCGTTGATAGTTCGGTATCCGAAGGCCTTGCTTGAGTAGTTCATCCACGGTGACTGCACTAACACCGTTCTCTCCGTTAATCGCCATTCCTATGTCCCTTCATTGACGCTTTTCTATTTTCTCAGCGTATTTTCCGCAAACTTTATTCACCTATATGGATACTTCGATTCCGAGTGGCGGCTGTCTTGTTCACAATTTCTATCACGAGGTGCTCCTCTGGCGCATATTTAACGATCTGGGGCATGGGTCGAGAGAGCGGTTCTGATCAAAGCGAGCATCGATGGCATCAGCACAGCGCTGCAATGCACCCGGTTGTCGATACCATGGCATTTGCTGATACGGTCACATGGTATTTGCTATATCTTCGATTCAGCGTCGGCCTTAAACCATAAAAAATGCCATTGATAATGCAGTCAATATCATCAATGGCACTCACTAAATCAAATAAAACAATAGGCTAAATAATAGCCTCATTCCCACTCGATAGTCGCTGGCGGCTTACCTGAGATGTCATACACCACGCGAGAAATACCATCGATTTCGTTAATAATACGGTTAGACACCTTGCCAAGGAATTCATAGGGTAAGTGTGACCAACGCGCGGTCATAAAGTCGATGGTTTCAACACAACGTAGGCTTACGACCCAGTCATATTTACGGGCATCACCCATCACCCCGACCGAGCGCACTGGCAAGAACACCGTGAAGGCTTGGCTTACTTTGTGATAAAGCTCC
This window harbors:
- a CDS encoding DUF262 domain-containing protein, which translates into the protein MSKKELKPELLTVGKLFTDNYLIPIYQRNYAWRAEQIEQLISDIQDSVVGGQDNYFLGNLVVIKRGREDEFEVIDGQQRLTTLYLLLTFLEQDGEGEKPSVGHAGHLQYESRARATEALLRVAQEAAKEHVRPQGSTSNADAGIHEGYSIINQFFKQNENLNRSREKFCDFLLTKVTVVRASLPPNTDLNRYFEIMNTRGQQLKQVDIVKARLMSKLPNQYERECFAWVWDSCADMDSYVQMSLTRGDTSLRNKVFGDEWSWLEVTNFASLMESRPQSGINSSRQSSEGVSLSLDEALSKYAKELESNSTEDEGNERFRSTIEFPAFLLHVLRIMKGDEVEDEGLLDDKRLIKSFDDAVNNVPDAKADWVRSFAFMLLKCRNLFDGFILKRQFTANIGDDGDWSLQRLKKGGGDKKPTPTYIHVFSASNGSLEEGGSADPHTRDVLLLQSMLRITYTSPRTMHWITKVLRWLSVKAPRDVKHADLADLLKGYARSKVKETFSFEKDQQPQGLGISRIVFSYLDYLLLSDSSKRDFKFQFRTSIEHFYPQHPDKEQSGAVVSGSSLNLLGNLALVSVSANSKFSNSLPRVKAENFKDTIELQSPKLKRMAEITRNTNWDDQQITAHHEAMVTLLRDDVSLVEASGRSNPGR
- a CDS encoding DUF262 domain-containing protein, which produces MAINGENGVSAVTVDELLKQGLRIPNYQRPYSWDVSTALQLVDDISEALRDTERKDIPYVLGAIILHDDGEYLNVVDGQQRLLTLRMILAALDPINHQISMSGNSETPVSLVWIELQRRLSQLEDKKEFLDFICHKCQLVRIVTDDIDEAFRVFDSQNYRGKPLAPHDLLKAHHLREMHDESAAMKVAVVEAWEAVNDEDLDRLFSTFLYRISKWSRGESSLEFTIRDIGMFKGISSRSHRSFSPNLRYHLAAQAAMPLLSAWSVSSTHDARNAGRSRFQLDAPIIAGRSFFEMVTFMLDELKILEQEVIDRGFKNFGPSQSRYRYRYVYELFIAALLCYTNKFGDEDVDEVRNRLFAWAYALRVELLRVQFVSADNRARGKNDANKSPFVLLRNAMTGSVVRKLPIASKPYSDNHEKELVAFIKGLQ